Proteins encoded together in one Campylobacter concisus window:
- a CDS encoding molybdopterin dinucleotide binding domain-containing protein, which translates to MQRREFLKRSAVLSTLTASAVLADGEKDDYKPQSNSLEPEFSVKDGKISLNDGHSVVFSMCHGCTTKCGIRLHVDDKNDRVLRCSGNPYHPLSNVHWANFDTSINDALLATTLSGEDEKRATVCARGVILPEMIDSPARILTPLKRVGKRGEGKWKSISFEQLVEEVVEGGDLFGEGHVDGLRAIYSDELIDSENPEYGTKRNQFLSFYLYDGRSDIVDRFVKKSFGTINHYSHGGICGGGFRVGGKIAHNAKGFAHTKPDYENSKFVIYWGTSPSNGGNPFQKQAKMLSYARGTRDDFSYAVVDPSVTNAVKYASSDKGRWIAIKPGTDSALAMAMIRWIIENEKYATNYLIQPNLDQAKLAGEIHWCNATHLVITEKGHKDYGKFALINNEWQVCSQDGKIQSYKVNEPAKLYYKGKILIDGKKVEVKSSMQLLKESAYKHSLEEYSKICGVSVEDIIWLCENFTKNGRQVSTNVHGGMMHTQAGMTTFAILCLNTLMGTYGYKGGNVNASAGTHEFLKGRYDLENFEGAYKPNGLNLSRSGKYYETSSEYKRKVAAGGSGYPSTQPWYPISMPLVNETLTSHKAGYPYKVKVFINYMTNVLYGQAGLERAVLDALKDSKNLPLFVGIDAFMNETNAYADYIVPDGVNLENWALPNSLWGTIAKTSVVRYPAVSSKQAKDKNGGVIDVEAFYIAVAKRLGLKGFGKNAFKDKDGNFMDLDVKEQYYAAALANLAFDGEGVKDISDEDKKLSKISRVMTKFDPYLKDEEKPKVAHVLAKGGRYDSYESAYKGDKATVKVPAPTPASIYYEPLGGHRHSITGEYMPGVPSLMLPVASDGTPLEKFFPRSEWKYTVSSRKSNIQHFYTFVSPRLRAVHPSNFIRMAPDVASEQGIRSGDKVKVTTPYGAQVGEAFVTDGVASGVISIEHGFGHDEFGIRTHIVDGKPAFGIANLEKGVNHNKLGLLDPKRNGEFSLNDWLVGTCARQALPAKIRKIG; encoded by the coding sequence ATGCAAAGAAGAGAATTTTTAAAAAGATCAGCCGTACTCTCAACACTAACCGCGAGCGCTGTGCTAGCAGATGGCGAAAAAGACGACTACAAACCGCAGTCAAACTCACTAGAGCCTGAATTTAGCGTAAAAGATGGCAAAATTTCACTTAACGACGGACATAGCGTTGTCTTTTCTATGTGCCACGGCTGTACAACGAAGTGTGGCATAAGACTTCACGTAGATGATAAAAACGATCGCGTTTTAAGATGTAGCGGCAACCCATACCACCCACTCTCAAACGTACACTGGGCAAATTTTGACACATCGATAAACGACGCTTTGCTTGCCACGACACTAAGCGGCGAAGATGAAAAGCGAGCCACGGTTTGCGCTAGAGGAGTGATATTACCTGAGATGATAGACTCGCCTGCAAGGATACTAACTCCGCTAAAAAGAGTTGGCAAAAGAGGCGAGGGCAAGTGGAAGAGCATAAGCTTTGAGCAGCTAGTAGAAGAGGTCGTAGAGGGCGGAGATCTCTTTGGTGAGGGGCACGTGGACGGGCTAAGAGCGATATATAGCGACGAGCTAATCGACAGCGAAAATCCAGAGTATGGCACTAAGCGCAACCAATTTTTAAGCTTTTACCTATATGACGGACGCTCAGACATCGTTGATCGCTTTGTCAAAAAGTCATTTGGCACTATCAATCACTACTCACACGGCGGAATTTGCGGTGGTGGCTTTAGGGTTGGCGGCAAGATCGCACACAACGCAAAGGGCTTTGCACACACAAAACCAGACTATGAAAACTCTAAATTTGTTATCTACTGGGGCACTTCGCCGTCAAATGGTGGCAACCCTTTCCAAAAACAGGCAAAAATGCTCTCTTACGCAAGAGGCACTAGAGATGACTTTAGCTACGCAGTGGTCGACCCAAGCGTTACAAACGCTGTAAAATACGCCTCTTCAGACAAAGGCCGCTGGATAGCGATAAAGCCAGGCACCGACTCAGCTCTAGCCATGGCTATGATACGCTGGATCATAGAAAATGAAAAATACGCTACAAACTACCTTATCCAGCCAAATTTAGACCAAGCAAAGCTAGCAGGTGAGATACACTGGTGCAACGCCACGCATCTAGTCATCACCGAAAAAGGTCACAAAGACTACGGCAAATTTGCACTTATCAATAACGAGTGGCAGGTCTGCTCGCAAGATGGCAAGATACAAAGCTACAAGGTAAATGAACCAGCCAAGCTCTACTACAAAGGTAAAATTTTAATAGACGGCAAAAAAGTCGAGGTAAAAAGCTCAATGCAGCTTTTAAAAGAGTCAGCCTATAAGCATAGCTTAGAGGAGTACTCAAAAATTTGTGGTGTGAGCGTTGAAGATATCATCTGGCTTTGCGAAAATTTCACCAAAAACGGCAGACAGGTGAGCACAAATGTGCATGGCGGTATGATGCATACGCAAGCTGGCATGACTACTTTTGCGATACTTTGTCTAAACACGCTAATGGGCACTTACGGCTATAAAGGCGGCAACGTCAATGCAAGTGCCGGCACACACGAGTTTTTAAAGGGCAGATATGATCTTGAGAACTTTGAAGGCGCTTATAAGCCAAATGGTCTAAATTTATCAAGATCAGGCAAATACTACGAAACAAGCTCTGAGTATAAGCGCAAAGTGGCAGCTGGAGGCAGCGGCTATCCATCAACTCAGCCATGGTATCCTATCTCTATGCCACTTGTAAACGAAACGCTTACAAGCCACAAGGCTGGCTATCCATACAAAGTAAAAGTTTTCATAAACTATATGACAAACGTACTTTACGGCCAGGCAGGACTTGAAAGAGCGGTTTTAGACGCGCTAAAAGATAGTAAAAATTTACCACTTTTTGTGGGTATCGACGCCTTTATGAACGAGACAAACGCCTATGCTGACTACATTGTGCCAGATGGGGTAAATTTAGAAAACTGGGCTCTTCCAAACTCTCTTTGGGGAACGATCGCTAAAACTTCAGTCGTGCGCTATCCAGCTGTTAGCTCAAAGCAAGCAAAGGATAAAAATGGCGGCGTGATCGACGTTGAGGCGTTTTATATAGCCGTAGCAAAGAGACTTGGACTAAAAGGCTTTGGCAAAAATGCCTTCAAAGATAAAGACGGAAATTTCATGGACCTTGACGTAAAAGAGCAGTACTACGCGGCTGCACTAGCAAATTTAGCCTTTGACGGCGAGGGCGTGAAAGATATAAGCGACGAGGACAAAAAGCTTAGTAAGATATCAAGAGTGATGACAAAGTTTGATCCTTATCTAAAAGACGAAGAGAAGCCAAAAGTAGCGCACGTGCTAGCAAAAGGCGGCAGATATGATAGCTACGAGAGCGCGTACAAGGGCGATAAAGCAACCGTAAAAGTGCCAGCGCCTACGCCAGCTTCGATCTACTATGAGCCACTTGGCGGACACAGACACTCAATAACAGGCGAATATATGCCAGGAGTGCCAAGTCTGATGCTACCAGTCGCGAGTGACGGCACGCCGCTTGAGAAATTTTTCCCACGCTCTGAGTGGAAATACACAGTTAGCTCAAGAAAGTCAAATATCCAGCACTTCTACACCTTTGTTAGCCCAAGGCTAAGAGCTGTGCATCCTAGCAACTTCATAAGGATGGCGCCAGATGTGGCGAGCGAGCAGGGCATTCGCTCAGGCGATAAGGTCAAAGTGACTACGCCTTATGGCGCGCAAGTTGGCGAGGCGTTTGTAACGGACGGCGTTGCTAGCGGGGTTATCAGCATAGAGCATGGATTTGGCCATGATGAGTTTGGTATAAGAACGCACATCGTCGATGGAAAGCCAGCTTTTGGGATAGCAAATTTAGAAAAAGGGGTCAATCAC
- a CDS encoding 4Fe-4S dicluster domain-containing protein, with amino-acid sequence MQQTLNSRRSFIAAAGLFFATTALKAAPKDFSGSGVRYGMAIDLTRCVGCQSCTMSCMLENDVQPGAFRTIVSEYEAKDKSGKMAVIASLPRLCNHCNKPACIDVCPTGASHQRSNGIVKIDTKECIGCALCVEACPYHARYLSLHTYKADKCTFCDHRLRAGLQPACVESCVGGSRIIGDLNDPNSNIRKFLATHETMVIDSPKNTNPQVFYHGVSEILAKNDKKLELDNGYKKVISWSEEIAQ; translated from the coding sequence ATGCAACAGACCCTAAACTCTCGTCGCAGTTTTATCGCAGCTGCAGGACTATTTTTTGCTACGACTGCACTAAAGGCGGCACCAAAGGACTTTAGTGGTAGTGGTGTTCGCTACGGCATGGCGATAGATCTAACAAGATGTGTTGGCTGTCAGTCATGTACTATGAGCTGTATGTTGGAAAACGACGTTCAGCCAGGTGCTTTTAGGACCATCGTCTCTGAGTACGAGGCAAAGGATAAAAGCGGTAAAATGGCGGTCATTGCGTCACTTCCAAGACTTTGCAATCACTGCAACAAACCAGCCTGTATCGACGTTTGTCCAACAGGAGCAAGCCATCAAAGAAGCAACGGCATCGTAAAGATCGACACAAAAGAGTGCATAGGCTGTGCACTTTGTGTGGAGGCCTGTCCATATCATGCAAGATATCTTAGCTTGCATACCTATAAGGCCGATAAATGCACCTTTTGCGACCACAGACTAAGAGCGGGACTTCAGCCAGCATGCGTAGAGAGCTGTGTGGGCGGTAGCCGTATAATAGGCGATCTTAACGATCCTAACTCAAATATCAGAAAATTTCTAGCCACACACGAGACTATGGTCATAGATAGCCCTAAAAATACAAATCCACAGGTGTTCTACCATGGCGTTAGCGAAATTTTGGCTAAAAACGATAAGAAACTCGAGCTTGATAATGGATATAAAAAGGTTATCAGCTGGAGCGAAGAGATAGCACAGTAA
- a CDS encoding glycerate kinase family protein, whose amino-acid sequence MRILVAIDSLKGSLSSLEAGLAIKEALEDFCDVVVKPVADGGEGSVEAMADALDAKFIDTIVKNPLGTKILARYALKDDLAILEMSSASGLTLINPDERNPMKTSTFGFGQMIKDAISKGARKFIIGIGGSATNDAGTGMLSALGFKFYDKNGALLEGKGEDLAQICEFSDDEALKELKECEFLIACDVDNPLYGQKGAAYVYAPQKGANGRMVKQLDDGLKHFASLVKEKNGTKFHTQKGAGAAGGLGFAFVAFLGAKLKPGIEIITQTIALEDEIKKADLVITGEGRMDFQSTMGKTPTGVAKLAKRHHKPVIALAGSVQRCAKDCHKHGIDAYFCILNEPMSLEEAMRKDNALRNLKMTAEQVIRLYMLNHKA is encoded by the coding sequence ATGAGAATTTTGGTTGCGATTGATTCATTAAAAGGCTCGCTAAGCTCACTTGAGGCGGGCCTTGCTATAAAAGAGGCGCTTGAAGACTTTTGTGACGTCGTCGTAAAGCCAGTCGCTGACGGCGGCGAGGGCAGTGTGGAGGCTATGGCTGACGCGCTTGATGCGAAATTTATAGATACCATTGTAAAAAACCCGCTTGGCACTAAAATTTTAGCTAGATATGCCCTAAAAGACGACCTCGCCATACTTGAGATGTCAAGCGCTTCAGGACTTACTCTTATAAATCCTGATGAGAGAAATCCTATGAAAACTAGCACATTTGGTTTTGGTCAGATGATAAAAGATGCCATTAGTAAGGGTGCTAGAAAATTTATCATAGGCATCGGCGGAAGTGCGACAAATGACGCTGGCACAGGCATGCTAAGCGCTCTTGGCTTTAAATTTTATGACAAAAACGGCGCTTTGCTTGAGGGCAAAGGCGAGGATTTGGCTCAAATTTGCGAGTTTTCAGACGATGAGGCGCTAAAAGAGCTAAAAGAGTGCGAATTTTTAATCGCCTGTGACGTGGATAACCCACTTTACGGACAAAAGGGCGCTGCATATGTCTATGCCCCACAAAAGGGCGCAAATGGCCGCATGGTAAAGCAGCTTGATGACGGCTTAAAGCACTTTGCAAGCCTTGTAAAAGAGAAAAATGGCACTAAATTTCACACGCAAAAGGGCGCTGGTGCAGCTGGCGGACTTGGCTTTGCTTTTGTGGCATTTTTGGGCGCGAAGCTCAAGCCTGGCATCGAGATCATCACGCAGACAATAGCACTTGAAGATGAGATCAAAAAGGCTGATCTTGTCATCACTGGCGAGGGCCGCATGGACTTTCAAAGCACCATGGGCAAGACCCCAACAGGCGTGGCAAAGCTAGCTAAGAGACATCATAAGCCAGTCATCGCGCTTGCTGGAAGCGTGCAAAGGTGCGCCAAAGACTGCCACAAACACGGCATAGATGCCTATTTTTGCATACTAAATGAGCCAATGAGTCTTGAAGAAGCCATGCGAAAAGATAATGCCCTTAGAAATTTAAAGATGACCGCCGAGCAAGTCATCCGCCTTTATATGCTAAACCACAAAGCATAA
- a CDS encoding GntP family permease, translating to MSGIALIVCFVIAIILMIVMISKFKVHPFLALMSISLVLAIVAGIDLSKIPAMIGVGFSGTFKSIGIVIIFGTIIGTVLEKTGAALKLADMVVKLVGQRRPELAMLIMGWVVGIPVFCDSGFVVLNSIREALYKKISASPVAMSVALSGGLYASHVFIPPTPGPIAAAGTLGLGGNLLLVIIMGTVVSVPVLVAVYFFSKSIAKSVTISDKEADATITASYEELLNKFGKLPSGFLSLAPIIMPIIFMAVGSVVDVLAKQGMLDKAALLPKIFLFLGNPIIALAIGVIFCVFLLAETKKMREFDHITNESLKIAGPILFITAAGGVLGNVITEAGFVNFIKENASTIKAIGIFFPFIISAVLKTAQGSSTVAIITTASIMGAFSADNSLMHTLGFTSEISAALCVMAIASGAMCVSHANDSYFWVVTNFSKMTADQGYRTQTAMTFIMGVVGMISVYILSLVLL from the coding sequence ATGAGCGGTATAGCTTTGATTGTCTGTTTTGTTATAGCAATCATCCTTATGATCGTTATGATCTCAAAGTTCAAGGTGCATCCATTTTTGGCACTTATGAGTATATCTTTGGTGCTCGCGATCGTCGCAGGTATCGATCTATCCAAGATCCCAGCGATGATAGGCGTTGGTTTTAGTGGCACATTTAAGAGCATCGGCATCGTCATCATCTTTGGAACGATCATCGGTACAGTGCTTGAAAAAACTGGAGCTGCGCTAAAGCTAGCTGACATGGTCGTAAAGCTAGTCGGACAAAGACGCCCTGAGCTTGCCATGCTTATAATGGGCTGGGTTGTAGGCATACCAGTATTTTGCGATAGCGGTTTTGTCGTCTTAAACTCTATCCGCGAGGCACTTTATAAGAAAATTTCAGCAAGCCCAGTTGCTATGTCAGTAGCACTTAGTGGCGGCCTATACGCTTCTCACGTCTTCATCCCACCAACTCCTGGCCCGATAGCCGCTGCTGGCACACTTGGCCTTGGAGGGAATTTACTTCTTGTTATCATCATGGGTACAGTAGTTTCGGTGCCTGTTTTGGTAGCTGTTTATTTCTTTTCAAAAAGCATCGCTAAAAGCGTAACTATCAGCGATAAAGAGGCTGACGCTACGATAACGGCTAGCTACGAGGAACTTTTAAATAAATTTGGCAAATTACCTAGCGGATTTTTAAGCCTTGCTCCTATCATCATGCCTATCATTTTCATGGCGGTTGGCTCTGTGGTTGATGTTTTGGCAAAACAAGGCATGCTTGATAAAGCTGCGCTCTTGCCAAAGATATTTTTATTTTTAGGTAACCCTATCATCGCTCTAGCTATCGGCGTGATCTTTTGCGTATTTTTACTAGCTGAAACTAAAAAGATGAGAGAATTTGACCATATAACAAACGAATCATTAAAGATCGCTGGTCCTATACTCTTTATCACCGCAGCTGGCGGCGTTTTGGGCAACGTCATCACTGAGGCTGGCTTTGTAAATTTCATAAAAGAAAATGCCTCAACTATAAAAGCGATAGGAATTTTCTTCCCATTCATCATCTCAGCCGTGCTAAAAACAGCTCAAGGAAGCTCAACCGTGGCTATCATCACGACAGCCTCTATCATGGGTGCATTTAGCGCCGATAACTCGCTCATGCACACACTTGGCTTTACGAGTGAAATTTCAGCCGCTCTTTGTGTCATGGCGATAGCATCAGGTGCGATGTGCGTATCTCACGCAAACGACAGCTACTTCTGGGTAGTGACAAACTTTAGTAAGATGACCGCAGATCAAGGATATCGCACACAAACAGCGATGACATTTATCATGGGCGTTGTTGGTATGATCAGCGTTTATATACTATCTTTGGTGCTTTTATGA
- a CDS encoding phospholipase A: MSKFTLLLSLSLTFLVANRTDDFKRAQELEQSGDIKGAMQIYKELAKSSLSEQEAVQNVQASEPTPNDAKLKQADLLRDKSDKNLQNALGIELYKFNYLLPVTYAKTVPDDGRKSVETKFQISLAKPLFYDVFGLRESLVAAYTQTSWWQITKTSAPFRETNYQPEIFLNFASPKYLEQIGVKNLKFGLLHESNGRDGTNSRSWNRAYVQGDLVYGDLTISPRVWSVIGEKNDNKEILNYIGHGDLRLSYKLNDQIFSLMLRNNLHFDKTNKGAAELSYMFPIFSSGVYGYLQYFTGYGESLIDYDRHTDKVGLGFVILK, from the coding sequence ATGAGTAAATTTACATTGCTTTTAAGCCTTAGCCTTACATTTTTGGTGGCAAACAGGACGGATGACTTTAAAAGGGCGCAAGAGCTTGAGCAAAGTGGCGATATAAAGGGTGCGATGCAAATTTATAAAGAGCTAGCCAAAAGCTCTTTAAGCGAGCAAGAAGCGGTGCAAAATGTGCAAGCAAGTGAGCCAACACCAAATGATGCGAAGCTAAAGCAGGCTGATCTTTTAAGAGATAAAAGCGATAAAAATTTACAAAATGCACTTGGCATCGAGCTTTATAAATTTAACTATCTTTTGCCAGTAACTTACGCTAAAACTGTCCCAGATGACGGACGAAAGAGCGTTGAGACGAAGTTTCAAATAAGCCTTGCAAAGCCGCTATTTTACGACGTTTTTGGTCTTAGAGAGAGCCTTGTGGCAGCATATACGCAAACTTCTTGGTGGCAGATAACAAAAACTTCAGCTCCTTTTCGTGAGACAAACTATCAGCCTGAAATTTTCTTAAATTTCGCCTCTCCAAAATACCTAGAGCAAATAGGCGTGAAAAACCTAAAATTTGGACTTTTGCATGAGTCAAACGGACGAGATGGCACCAACTCGAGGAGCTGGAACAGAGCCTACGTGCAAGGCGATCTTGTCTATGGAGATTTAACCATTTCACCAAGAGTTTGGAGTGTGATCGGCGAAAAGAACGACAATAAAGAAATTTTAAACTACATCGGACACGGAGACCTAAGGCTTAGTTACAAGCTAAATGATCAAATTTTTAGCCTAATGCTAAGAAATAACTTACATTTTGATAAAACAAATAAAGGTGCGGCCGAGCTTTCATATATGTTTCCGATATTTTCAAGTGGCGTTTATGGCTATTTGCAGTATTTTACAGGATACGGCGAGAGTTTGATTGATTATGATAGGCACACCGACAAGGTTGGTCTTGGCTTTGTTATTTTAAAATAG
- a CDS encoding molybdenum cofactor guanylyltransferase has translation MQTCVILAGGKSSRMGQDKTLLPFGGFETLTHYQVAKFSKVFDEVFVSSKFEKFNPPLKLIKDESSEDYSPMLALYCVLKSFDHSVFIIPADMPFFDLVSLGELTKFKDEFDMVVAGDDEHIHSLCGFFSPNLAPLAKELYLKNEHKIGLLRKNCKCKIVNFDDKEQFFNVNFPEEYKIANEKMKNE, from the coding sequence ATGCAAACTTGCGTCATTTTAGCAGGTGGCAAGAGCTCGCGCATGGGTCAGGACAAGACCTTGCTGCCATTTGGGGGATTTGAAACACTCACGCACTATCAGGTCGCTAAATTTAGCAAAGTTTTTGATGAGGTTTTTGTAAGCTCTAAATTTGAGAAATTTAACCCGCCTCTAAAGCTCATAAAAGATGAGAGCAGTGAGGATTATTCGCCGATGTTAGCGCTCTACTGCGTGCTAAAAAGCTTTGATCATAGCGTCTTTATCATCCCAGCTGATATGCCATTTTTTGATCTTGTAAGCCTTGGCGAGCTGACTAAATTTAAAGATGAATTTGACATGGTTGTGGCTGGTGATGATGAGCATATCCACTCGCTTTGTGGTTTTTTTAGTCCAAACTTAGCCCCATTAGCCAAAGAACTTTATCTAAAAAATGAGCACAAAATCGGACTTTTACGAAAAAACTGCAAGTGCAAGATAGTAAATTTTGATGACAAAGAGCAGTTTTTTAACGTAAATTTCCCAGAAGAGTACAAAATAGCAAATGAAAAGATGAAAAATGAGTAA